The Podospora bellae-mahoneyi strain CBS 112042 chromosome 7, whole genome shotgun sequence genome includes a window with the following:
- a CDS encoding hypothetical protein (EggNog:ENOG503NWNG; COG:Q): MSLPQTYKQAVFRSAGAPLTIEEVPLQQPGPKEVLVKVEACGVCFSDMFAQNNIMGGGFPIVPGHEIIGRVAAVGPNVSTWKVGDRIGSGWHGGHDGTCRSCKKGYHQMCDNQVVNGETKHGGYAEYVLLRSEAGVPIPETVSAAKYAPILCAGMTVFNSIRHMNVGVGETVAVQGLGGLGHLAIQFANKFGYRVVAISRGADKESFAHELGAHEYIDTSKVDAGEGLKRLGGASLVVTTSPSANTMSGLMQGLGPLGKLLILSVPGDVSVNTGVMLRYGLSVQAWPCGHAIDSEEAIAFTQLQNIDCLIEEFPLERANDAFDAMLSGRVRFRAVITF; the protein is encoded by the exons ATGTCACTCCCCCAAACATACAAGCAAGCTGTCTTCCGGTCAGCCGGTGCACCCCTGACGATAGAAGAAGTGCCCCTTCAGCAACCCGGACCAAAAGAAGTCTTGGTCAAGGTGGAAGCCTGTGGAGTATGCTTCTCTGATATGTTTGCTCAAAACAACATCATGGGTGGCGGATT TCCCATTGTTCCCGGCCATGAGATCATTGGTCGGGTAGCAGCGGTAGGACCCAATGTCAGCACCTGGAAGGTTGGCGATAGGATCGGAAGCGGATGGCATGGTGGACACGATG GCACCTGTCGGTCCTGCAAAAAGGGGTACCACCAAATGTGCGATAACCAGGTTGTCAACGGAGAAACCAAACACGGAGGGT ACGCCGAGTATGTCTTGCTGCGCTCCGAGGCGGGTGTCCCCATTCCCGAAACAGTGTCAGCCGCCAAGTACGCGCCTATTCTCTGCGCCGGCATGACCGTCTTCAACTCAATTCGGCACATGAacgttggtgttggcgagACGGTGGCTGTCCAGGGGCTGGGCGGGCTCGGTCACCTGGCTATCCAATTCGCCAACAAGTTCGGATATCGCGTGGTGGCCATTTCCAGGGGCGCTGACAAGGAGAGCTTTGCGCACGAGCTGGGGGCACATGAATACATCGACACGTCCAAAGTCGACGCCGGAGAAGGTTTGAAGAGGCTCGGGGGCGCCTCGCTGGTGGTGACTACAAGCCCCAGCGCGAATACAATGTCTGGGTTGATGCAGGGCTTGGGGCCGCTGGGCAAGCTGTTGATCCTGAGTGTGCCGGGCGATGTGAGCGTCAACACTGGAGTCATG CTGAGATATGGGTTGTCTGTTCAGGCATGGCCGTGTGGCCATGCTATCGACTCGGAGGAGGCAATTGCCTTCACTCAGCTGCAAAACATCGACTGTCTCATTGAAGAATTCCCATTGGAGAGGGCCAACGACGCTTTCG ATGCTATGCTAAGCGGGAGGGTCAGGTTCCGAGCCGTAATCACGTTTTGA
- a CDS encoding hypothetical protein (EggNog:ENOG503NVJZ; COG:S), producing the protein MIQVQHPLSAYSVAPTPGLLDGAGDISMPLMVGCCTEHDRLRPEPYFSSAHGSIYYTPRHPLERRRRTESASFPTPLIQPRQRRPHSIHIISYPPGFIPPDLRPPKSSQTSTRKTTRKLSREQKKAQKEGEKERRRLEKERSEKKEKRRSLRSLPPGAEKVGKVLNRIKAVFSHPPNSTPTVTATPTWRAQSRPSSFISFARRLSRFEGSYVEDTVIDIPVSTGRLGGEEITVEEPIMATATAPNPPGGNAFQASNRTSMVSIRSAKSMMSPSVSEIQKPVASGSGLTCSILLAEPNVFLTGFEHDSHSRRQGQQQSSALLRGKLQLNVSKNVKIKSVTLKLVGKARTEWPEGIPPSKTDLFEEQTLRTQSLVFFHAMHEGMWETEYGSQCTFVPKTSSTHHNLMSSLYNNSNSSLHILGKSRNSSTLTAKERKRLSLQSVQSRSFGKGESPFANPVQAKGFKIFGPGTYEYAFELPIDHNQLETTKLQYGSVRWELETMVERAGAFKPNLHGSKEVSIVRLPDQMSLEMTEPISISRHWEDQLHYDIMISGKSFPIGAKIPIAFKLTPLAKVQVHKLKVFVTESIEYWTNDRHVTRKDSGRKILLLEKVAGKPLDKQYEASDIRVLSGGELDAEQRDEARMLAIRRRLQEAARAGGPPRPLPDPSNNLLGELDLGLESLWGSTEIEMNVQLPTCDMMARDKTLRLHPDCSWKNVNIVMRISRLDPDDPAGKRRRHFEISIDSPFTVLNCRATQANTSLPQYSGRDGPAEQRQQMSCGCSDAHPLDPNSSNAATPLAMIEEDAPSLNNSRLRIDSNINTSAGGLPSMPQAAHLQSAARTGGSVHRASSSLSRARGLPSPLDREPRPIHLLRHPSYNPPPFNADDPPPPLPAELMTPPPNYDIIVGTPSVDGMADYFARLAAYDLEQEGSRRNSDDTIGPIDVDPFSGARLTPRPPHEAGDDDSSDSNDDEVARAHRRGRVNVANPRTPGGRLVPSRSLEIERPTVRLDMTGVVRRGHYLPSTQTPHDTCICNTHSHTIFMFSWHGTNKIPPFFVIL; encoded by the exons ATGATTCAGGTGCAG CATCCTCTGTCCGCCTACAGCGTAGCCCCGACCCCGGGGCTCCTGGACGGAGCTGGGGACATCTCTATGCCCCTGATGGTCGGATGCT GTACCGAACACGATCGATTGCGTCCCGAGCCCTACTTCTCGTCCGCACACGGATCCATCTACTACACACCGAGACACCCACTTGAGCGCAGGCGCCGCACCGAGAGTGCTAGCTTCCCGACGCCGCTGATACAGCCTCGTCAGCGTCGACCTCACTCGATTCACATCATCTCGTACCCTCCTGGTTTTATCCCCCCGGATTTGCGGCCGCCAAAGTCGAGTCAGACGTCCACAAGGAAGACCACCAGGAAATTGAGCCgagagcagaagaaggctcagaaggagggcgagaaggaacggaggaggctggaaaaggagcggtcagaaaagaaagagaagcgGCGGTCTCTTCGATCACTGCCCCCTGGTGCTGAAAAGGTCGGGAAGGTGTTGAACAGAATAAAGGCAGTCTTCTCCCATCCGCCGAACTCTACGCCCACAGTTACAGCAACCCCTACGTGGAGGGCCCAGTCCCGCCCGTCGAGCTTTATAAGCTTCGCCCGGCGACTTTCCCGATTCGAAGGATCCTACGTCGAAGACACCGTGATCGATATTCCAGTATCTACAGGCCGACtaggtggggaggagataACGGTCGAGGAACCCATCATGGCTACCGCCACTGCCCCGAATCCCCCCGGAGGGAACGCATTTCAAGCATCCAACAGGACCAGCATGGTGTCGATACGATCCGCCAAGAGCATGATGAGCCCATCGGTGTCCGAAATTCAGAAGCCTGTAGCATCAGGGAGCGGGCTGACCTGCTCGATATTATTAGCAGAGCCGAATGTCTTTCTCACAGGATTCGAACATGACAGTCACTCCAGGCGCCAAGGACAGCAGCAATCAAGCGCACTGCTTCGTGGAAAGCTGCAGTTGAACGTGTCCAAGAATGTCAAGATCAAGTCGGTCACGCTGAAGCTGGTGGGCAAGGCCAGAACGGAGTGGCCCGAGGGAATTCCGCCGTCCAAAACGGACCTGTTCGAAGAGCAGACGCTCCGCACCCAGTCCCTTGTATTTTTCCATGCCATGCATGAAGGCATGTGGGAGACGGAGTATGGAAGCCAGTGCACATTTGTGCCAAAAACCAGCTCTACACATCACAATCTCATGTCCTCGCTCTACAACAACTCCAATTCGTCACTTCATATTCTCGGAAAGTCTAGAAACTCTTCTACGCTGACAGCCAAGGAAAGGAAACGCCTTTCCCTTCAGTCTGTGCAGTCCCGAAGTTTTGGAAAGGGAGAGTCGCCATTTGCGAATCCGGTCCAAGCAAAGGGGTTCAAGATTTTTGGCCCCGGCACATACGAGTACGCCTTTGAGTTGCCCATCGATCACAACCAACTCGAGACGACAAAGCTCCAATACGGCTCGGTCCGGTGGGAGCTGGAAACCATGGTGGAGCGTGCTGGAGCGTTCAAGCCGAACCTGCATGGTTCCAAAGAGGTGTCGATTGTCCGTCTCCCCGACCAGATGTCTCTCGAGATGACGGAGCCAATATCCATCAGCCGCCACTGGGAAGATCAGCTGCATTACGACATCATGATCTCGGGGAAGAGCTTTCCCATCGGCGCCAAAATCCCCATTGCATTCAAGCTCACGCCCTTGGCAAAAGTTCAGGTCCACAAACTTAAAGTGTTCGTGACAGAAAGCATCGAGTACTGGACCAACGACCGCCATGTCACGCGCAAAGACTCCGGGAGGAAGATATTATTGCTGGAGAAGGTGGCCGGCAAACCCCTGGACAAGCAATACGAGGCCAGCGACATCCGTGTTTTGAGCGGTGGCGAGCTGGATGCTGAACAACGGGACGAGGCGCGAATGCTGGCTATCCGAAGACGGCTACAAGAAGCTGCCAGGGCTGGCggtcctcctcggccactCCCTGATCCGAGCAACAATTTGTTGGGTGAACTAGACCTTGGTCTGGAGAGCCTCTGGGGAAGCACCGAGATCGAGATGAACGTGCAGCTACCAACATGCGACATGATGGCGCGCGACAAAACGCTTCGCTTGCATCCCGATTGCAGCTGGAAGAATGTTAAT ATCGTCATGCGCATCTCTCGCTTGGACCCGGATGATCCCGCAGGAAAGCGTCGGCGGCATTTCGAGATCAGCATTGATAGCCCCTTTACTGTCTTGAACTGCCGTGCAACCCAAGCCAACACGTCTCTCCCGCAGTACAGCGGGCGAGACGGCCCTGCCGAGCAACGACAGCAGATGTCGTGCGGTTGTTCGGACGCGCATCCTTTGGATCCCAACTCATCCAACGCGGCCACGCCGCTCGCCATGATCGAAGAGGATGCCCCGAGCCTGAACAACAGCCGACTGCGGATTGactccaacatcaacaccagcgcCGGCGGTCTGCCCAGCATGCCCCAGGCTGCCCACCTACAGTCCGCCGCTCGAACTGGCGGATCTGTGCACAGGGCCAGCAGTTCGCTGAGCCGTGCTCGGGGTCTTCCAAGTCCGCTGGACCGTGAGCCACGGCCCATTCACCTGCTGAGACACCCCTCATACAATCCACCTCCCTTCAACGCAGACGatccgccgccaccgctgcCGGCGGAGCTCATGACGCCACCTCCCAACTACGACATTATCGTGGGAACTCCGAGCGTGGACGGCATGGCCGACTACTTTGCACGTCTGGCTGCGTACGACCTGGAACAAGAGGGCTCAAGACGGAACAGCGATGATACGATCGGACCCATCGATGTCGACCCCTTTTCGGGCGCGCGGCTGACACCTAGGCCGCCGCATGAAGCCGGTGATGACGACTCTTCTGACAGCAACGACGATGAGGTCGCCCGGGCCCACCGCCGCGGACGGGTCAATGTGGCCAATCCGAGAACACCGGGCGGTCGTTTGGTTCCAAGTCGGAGTCTGGAAATCGAGCGTCCCACCGTGAGGCTCGACatgacgggggtggtgaggcgggGGCA CTACCTACCCTCCACACAAACCCCGCACGACACATGTATATGCAACACACATTCACACACCATCTTTATGTTTTCATGGCATGGCACAAACAAaataccccctttttttgttATTCTTTGA
- a CDS encoding hypothetical protein (COG:D; EggNog:ENOG503NX2Z) — MGTTYEMPHLASSKNHIHHHSTHAPPPMPQQDRYRSALNERPPPNEQIYNSTSRCSAPVYQQPQAQQAPRPNLPSSSAAPVTALPSSTVAPNQRRGANRHFSRPSSPPLDMSLVFHSMEIPECISPRGGNLGDLMAEVAALFWFESPQTFETAEKIRTLAPNTAIARLSANAVATSDFKKWVMNIVDATKITQNVALLALLYIYRLKMANPSVKGRPGSEFRLLTVALMLGNKFLDDNTYTNKTWAEVSGIGVNEIHVMEVEFLSNMRYSLLVSAEQWRAWLDKLANVYEFLEIAKRSPSPSPSPLLMPSPSHRAFASPTPSPMSTAAMQPTPAGPFSGGNIQNSNNHGPVGWPHPYSSNNAVSPLALKPEQHLLRKRSFTEDDPTEPPAKRLGRAAPEQPQPIHLPAHHLPSQAPPLQGLHVASHPPIGSQRPIHSATGQSRPLPSMSSDQGRVAVPSLALNTGHAGPLVTTQSFTSSVAYAPPQASPLSLPPLVPGVRAMATVYPNATTYAPQQSVLVTSGPSVSSAPQSVTTPTTSFPPMSYGTPTKRPSPQHHLASSANMAGSSPLSVDPYGHHSGTPMGNAGATSGLHTPISHSPSVYLQQRDSPYKPVRQVNTLLIPPASAFLHQYHFQNAVTPNQMHYQPLGRRNEYRTGIVPEYTMDRQHSYPSSQQVLPDPAPHRPPHVPPVGRPDSFRSHY; from the coding sequence ATGGGGACCACCTACGAGATGCCTCACTTGGCATCCTCCAAaaaccacatccaccaccattcGACCCAcgccccaccaccaatgcCCCAGCAAGATCGCTACCGATCCGCCCTGAACGAGCGACCACCGCCGAACGAGCAAATATACAATTCCACCTCACGATGTTCTGCACCTGTCTATCAGCAGCCCCAGGCCCAACAAGCTCCGAGACCAAatctgccctcctcctctgctgctcccgtCACGGCCTTACCGAGCTCAACGGTTGCCCCTAACCAACGACGAGGGGCAAACCGGCACTTTTCCCgaccatcatcgccgccattGGACATGAGCCTGGTGTTTCACAGCATGGAAATTCCAGAATGCATCAGCCCGAGGGGTGGGAATCTGGGAGACTTGATGGCCGAGGTCGCGGCTCTCTTTTGGTTCGAGTCTCCGCAGACGTTTGAGACGGCTGAAAAAATACGGACCTTGGCACCAAACACCGCCATTGCTCGATTGTCGGCCAACGCTGTGGCGACATCCGACTTCAAGAAATGGGTAATGAATATCGTGGACGCTACAAAGATCACCCAAAATGTGGCGCTGCTTGCGCTTCTCTACATCTATAGGCTCAAAATGGCCAACCCCAGCGTGAAGGGTCGACCGGGCAGCGAGTTCCGCTTGTTGACCGTCGCCCTGATGCTTGGGAACAAGTTTCTGGATGACAACACCTATACCAACAAGACATGGGCAGAGGTGTCGGGCATTGGGGTGAACGAGATTCACGTTATGGAGGTTGAGTTCTTGAGCAACATGAGATATAGTTTGCTGGTTTCTGCCGAGCAGTGGCGCGCATGGCTGGACAAGCTCGCCAACGTGTACGAGTTCCTGGAAATCGCCAAACGatcaccctcaccttcgCCATCGCCGCTGTTGATGCCGTCGCCGAGCCATCGCGCTTTTGCCTCACCAACTCCATCTCCGATGAGCACCGCCGCGATGCAGCCGACCCCAGCCGGGCCCTTTTCTGGCGGAAACATACAGAACAGTAACAATCATGGGCCAGTGGGCTGGCCACACCCCTATTCATCCAACAATGCCGTTTCCCCCCTTGCCTTGAAGCCAGAACAGCACCTTTTGAGGAAGCGCAGTTTTACCGAAGATGACCCGACCGAGCCCCCTGCGAAGCGTCTTGGCCGTGCTGCCCCtgaacaaccccaacccatccacctgccagcccaccacctcccatcgCAGGCGCCACCGCTCCAAGGTCTACACGTTGCCTCGCACCCTCCTATCGGCTCTCAGCGACCCATCCACTCTGCTACCGGCCAGAGTCGGCCACTTCCATCCATGAGCTCAGATCAAGGGCGTGTTGCCGTGCCCAGTTTGGCACTGAACACAGGCCATGCTGGTCCCCTCGTGACAACCCAGTCGTTCACATCCTCGGTGGCATACGCACCGCCACAAGCTTCACCACTGTCACTGCCGCCGCTTGTGCCGGGTGTGCGTGCCATGGCCACCGTATACCCCAATGCCACCACTTATGCGCCCCAGCAGTCTGTGCTGGTTACATCCGGGCCCAGTGTGAGCTCGGCGCCACAGTCGGTGACCACTCCGACAACAAGCTTCCCACCCATGTCCTATGGCACGCCAACAAAGCGTCCATctccccagcaccacctgGCTTCCAGCGCCAACATGGCCGGGTCTTCGCCACTCTCCGTCGACCCCTATGGTCATCATTCTGGGACACCCATGGGGAACGCTGGGGCCACCAGCGGACTGCACACGCCCATCTCACACTCGCCATCGGTTTATCTGCAGCAACGCGATAGTCCCTACAAGCCCGTGAGACAAGTCAACACGCTGCTCATTCCGCCCGCGTCTGCCTTCCTCCACCAGTACCATTTCCAGAACGCTGTTACGCCAAACCAGATGCACTATCAGCCGCTTGGAAGGAGGAATGAATACCGGACAGGCATTGTGCCAGAGTACACCATGGACAGACAGCACTCTTACCCTTCTTCGCAACAGGTGCTTCCCGATCCCGCACCGCATCGACCCCCTCACGTGCCGCCTGTCGGGCGCCCGGATTCATTCCGTTCGCACTACTAA